In Dromiciops gliroides isolate mDroGli1 chromosome 5, mDroGli1.pri, whole genome shotgun sequence, the following are encoded in one genomic region:
- the MYL6B gene encoding myosin light chain 6B, whose protein sequence is MPPKKDAPVKRPLGPSAPKPAAKPAVAPPGKPKVEPAVPPASGAPTKSQEPPIDLSKVVIEFNKDQLEDFKEAFQLFDRIGDGKILYNQCGDVMRALGQNPTNAEVLKVLGHPKNDELNSKRVDFETFLPMLQSVAKSRDQGTYEDYLEGLRVFDKEGNGTVMGAELRHVLTTLGEKMTEEEVETLLAGHEDNNGSINYEAFLKHIMSS, encoded by the exons ATGCCTCCCAAAAAAGACGCCCCTGTGAAGAGGCCATTGGGACCTTCTGCCCCTAAACCTGCTGCCAAGCCTGCAGTGGCCCCTCCAGGGAAGCCCAAGGTTGAACCAGCGGTTCCCCCTGCCTCAGGAGCTCCCACCAAATCCCAAGAGCCCCCCATTGACCTCTCCAAAGTGGTG ATCGAGTTTAACAAGGACCAACTGGAGG atTTCAAAGAGGCCTTCCAACTGTTTGACCGCATAGGAGATGGAAAGATCTTGTACAATCAGTGTGGGGACGTGATGCGGGCCCTGGGCCAGAACCCCACCAATGCTGAGGTGCTCAAGGTTCTGGGTCACCCAAAGAATGATG AGCTGAACTCCAAGCGGGTGGACTTTGAGACCTTCCTGCCCATGCTTCAGTCAGTAGCTAAAAGCCGGGACCAAGGCACATACGAAGACTATTTGGAGGGACTTCGAGTCTttgataaagaaggaaatggtacaGTCATGGGAGCTGAACTCCGACATGTTCTCACCACTCTGG GGGAGAAGATGACGGAAGAAGAGGTGGAGACCCTCCTGGCCGGACACGAAGACAACAACGGCTCCATCAACTATGAGG CCTTCCTCAAACACATCATGTCAAGCTGA
- the MYL6 gene encoding myosin light polypeptide 6 isoform X1, with protein sequence MCDFTEDQTAEFKEAFQLFDRTGDGKILYSQCGDVMRALGQNPTNAEVLKVLGNPKSDEMNVKVLDFEHFLPMLQTVAKNKDQGTYEDYVEGLRVFDKEGNGTVMGAEIRHVLITLGEKMTEEEVEVLVAGHEDSNGCINYEAFVRHILSG encoded by the exons ATG TGTGACTTCACGGAAGATCAGACTGCTG AGTTCAAAGAGGCCTTCCAGCTGTTTGACCGAACAGGGGATGGAAAGATCTTATACAGCCAGTGTGGGGACGTGATGCGGGCCTTGGGCCAGAATCCCACCAATGCAGAGGTGCTCAAGGTCTTAGGGAATCCCAAGAGTGATG AGATGAATGTGAAGGTGTTGGACTTTGAACACTTTCTGCCAATGCTGCAGACCGTAGCAAAGAATAAGGACCAGGGCACATATGAAGACTATGTAGAGGGGCTTCGGGTGTTTGATAAGGAAGGGAACGGCACAGTCATGGGTGCTGAAATACGGCACGTCCTTATCACTCTGG GTGAGAAGATGACCGAGGAAGAAGTGGAAGTGTTGGTGGCAGGGCATGAGGACAGCAACGGTTGTATCAACTATGAAG CGTTTGTGAGGCATATCCTGTCGGGGTGA
- the MYL6 gene encoding myosin light polypeptide 6 isoform X2 produces MCDFTEDQTAEFKEAFQLFDRTGDGKILYSQCGDVMRALGQNPTNAEVLKVLGNPKSDEMNVKVLDFEHFLPMLQTVAKNKDQGTYEDYVEGLRVFDKEGNGTVMGAEIRHVLITLGEKMTEEEVEVLVAGHEDSNGCINYEELVRMVLNG; encoded by the exons ATG TGTGACTTCACGGAAGATCAGACTGCTG AGTTCAAAGAGGCCTTCCAGCTGTTTGACCGAACAGGGGATGGAAAGATCTTATACAGCCAGTGTGGGGACGTGATGCGGGCCTTGGGCCAGAATCCCACCAATGCAGAGGTGCTCAAGGTCTTAGGGAATCCCAAGAGTGATG AGATGAATGTGAAGGTGTTGGACTTTGAACACTTTCTGCCAATGCTGCAGACCGTAGCAAAGAATAAGGACCAGGGCACATATGAAGACTATGTAGAGGGGCTTCGGGTGTTTGATAAGGAAGGGAACGGCACAGTCATGGGTGCTGAAATACGGCACGTCCTTATCACTCTGG GTGAGAAGATGACCGAGGAAGAAGTGGAAGTGTTGGTGGCAGGGCATGAGGACAGCAACGGTTGTATCAACTATGAAG aGCTAGTCCGGATGGTGCTGAATGGCTGA
- the MYL6 gene encoding myosin light polypeptide 6 isoform X3 yields the protein MRALGQNPTNAEVLKVLGNPKSDEMNVKVLDFEHFLPMLQTVAKNKDQGTYEDYVEGLRVFDKEGNGTVMGAEIRHVLITLGEKMTEEEVEVLVAGHEDSNGCINYEAFVRHILSG from the exons ATGCGGGCCTTGGGCCAGAATCCCACCAATGCAGAGGTGCTCAAGGTCTTAGGGAATCCCAAGAGTGATG AGATGAATGTGAAGGTGTTGGACTTTGAACACTTTCTGCCAATGCTGCAGACCGTAGCAAAGAATAAGGACCAGGGCACATATGAAGACTATGTAGAGGGGCTTCGGGTGTTTGATAAGGAAGGGAACGGCACAGTCATGGGTGCTGAAATACGGCACGTCCTTATCACTCTGG GTGAGAAGATGACCGAGGAAGAAGTGGAAGTGTTGGTGGCAGGGCATGAGGACAGCAACGGTTGTATCAACTATGAAG CGTTTGTGAGGCATATCCTGTCGGGGTGA